Proteins encoded in a region of the Microbacterium neungamense genome:
- the ligD gene encoding non-homologous end-joining DNA ligase gives MASERITLTVSDPDGERDVVLSSPNRVVWPPAEGAGDGITKAEYAEYAQQVAGPFLAANGNRPVSLERFRDGIEGEGFFSKNPPKGTPDYVDAVTVTYNSGRRHPQIVLNRPSALVWAVQMNTIVFHPWASRADDTDNPVELRIDLDPQPGTGIAQAIPAAHELRAVLREAGLEPFIKTSGNRGLHVFCPIVPEWEFLTVRHAVIAAGRELERRMPDRVTTSWWKEERGERIFVDFNQANRDRTMAGAYSPRALPGAPVSTPIHWEELDDVDPRLFTVLTVPQRLADVGDPWERMQENPGRIDTLLEWWERDVENGLGEMPFPPEFPKMPGEPPRVQPSKKVAENWDAEGNRIED, from the coding sequence ATGGCCTCCGAGCGCATCACGCTGACCGTGTCCGACCCCGACGGGGAGCGCGACGTCGTGCTGTCCAGCCCGAACCGGGTGGTCTGGCCGCCCGCCGAGGGCGCCGGCGACGGCATCACCAAGGCGGAGTACGCGGAGTACGCCCAGCAGGTCGCCGGTCCCTTCCTCGCCGCGAACGGCAACCGGCCGGTGTCTCTGGAGCGGTTCCGGGACGGCATCGAGGGCGAGGGGTTCTTCTCGAAGAATCCGCCGAAGGGCACGCCGGACTACGTCGACGCCGTGACGGTCACGTACAACAGCGGCCGCCGGCATCCGCAGATCGTGCTCAACCGGCCGAGCGCGCTGGTCTGGGCGGTGCAGATGAACACGATCGTGTTCCACCCCTGGGCGTCCAGGGCGGACGACACCGACAACCCGGTCGAGCTGCGCATCGACCTCGACCCGCAGCCGGGGACGGGCATCGCGCAGGCGATCCCGGCGGCGCACGAGCTGCGCGCCGTGCTGCGCGAGGCGGGGCTGGAGCCGTTCATCAAGACCAGCGGCAACCGCGGGCTGCACGTGTTCTGCCCGATCGTGCCGGAGTGGGAGTTCCTCACGGTGCGGCACGCGGTGATCGCCGCCGGGCGGGAGCTGGAGCGGCGGATGCCGGACCGGGTCACGACCAGCTGGTGGAAGGAGGAGCGCGGGGAGCGGATCTTCGTCGACTTCAACCAGGCCAACCGCGACCGGACGATGGCCGGGGCGTACAGCCCGCGCGCCCTGCCCGGCGCCCCGGTGTCGACGCCGATCCACTGGGAGGAGCTCGACGACGTCGATCCGCGCCTCTTCACGGTGCTCACGGTGCCGCAGCGGCTCGCCGATGTCGGCGACCCGTGGGAGCGGATGCAGGAGAACCCGGGCCGCATCGACACGCTGCTGGAGTGGTGGGAGCGGGACGTCGAGAACGGGCTGGGCGAGATGCCGTTTCCGCCGGAGTTCCCGAAGATGCCCGGGGAGCCCCCGCGCGTGCAGCCGAGCAAGAAGGTCGCCGAGAACTGGGACGCCGAGGGCAACCGCATCGAGGACTGA